AAGCAATTATTTCGTACTCTTTTTAGATTGAACATGTTTTCCACCATGGATACCCTCAGTGGCAGCGCTAAAAGCTTATAGCTGTCATACAAGCTATATGGTTGGGGCGTAACTGATAGCAGAGGCAATATGGTACGGAGGTAAGATCAAAGTTAACATGCATATCAAGTAATGACATGAGCATTTGACTACAATGAAGTAGTCAAATTCAGACATAACAGACATTACAAGCAGATGCCAACCCCTTTTTCGCGAAATGTGGCTAATGCCTAGCCGTATAGGATTGGAgaagtttcctttttttttaaaaccaaaatAGGAAGTAAAGATATAAAGACAAGATTAATAAGATGGAGAGCCTTACAAAAATACGGCAACATTGGTATCACAAATCAACACCCTCGTCAAGCCCTTTAGAACTAATTATCACATTTGAATCAATTTGTTTGTCGAACTTCTTTTTACGCCTGGTTTCAAATTCTTGAAATCCTTCCATCTGAAAGAAAAGTAGTCAGTGGAGATCTCCATTAGTGACTTTTTTCAGGATGCACGGAAGTGAGCACAATAGTAACTTACTTGTTGAAATTGGTCCATGGAAATTGGATTGCCATGTAGGGCTATGCTCTGCAAGCCCTTGCATTCTTTTAATAAATTTAGAGGCATCTGAGAGAATGAGAACCAACATATAAATAGCTAAAAGATGTCAGTAAAATAAGAACATAAGCTAGTAGAAGAGTAAATTCCAGGATGACAATGCCTTAAAGACAAGAAACTACTTAGAAGTTTAAGCAAACGACTTCAGATGAAGATTACTTTGCAAATAAATATATTTGGCACAACAACTATTTCATATCTCAAGTTAAACACACGAGGATGTTTCAATTACAGTATCCCTATGCAAAGCTGCTTCTTCATTAAAGAAAATGATTTTCCATGCTTGTCTTCTGGTTGATGAAGAGCTATATAACATACTTATATACAACTCTGCTAAATAGTTTTTTGTaaggaaaagagagagagagagagagagagaacactACAAGCATCAAAAGAAAATTTCAGTCTATAACAAAGTAAATatcaattttactcaaaaatattaCGTGATACAGAGAGTAAAAGCTTAGATCTACTTATGATTCCCATGCTTTTGCACATGTCCATTAGTACGCGcgtgtgtgtgagagagaaagagagagactAGAAAGGAGAATTTGAAAATTACCTGATTGAGATTATTATTGTTCAAACAGAGTGATTTTAGTTGAATGAGATTGCAAATTGAACCAGGAAGCTCTTCAATAGAGTTATCTGTGACAGAAGCAATCATAGGCTCAAGAGAAAGCAGTAAAAGTAATAACTGTGAATttgagaaaaaggagaaaagtagAAAACGATATCGTATATCAACTCAAAATGGTAACTACAATTGCTAGTCTTCTCACATGTAAGATGGGAAAGAATTTCTAATGTTCAATTGATATGCATACAGAGCTCCGACACCCAGGAAaccaaaggaaaaagagagaCAGAAAAATCAGAAGGATTATGAGCTAAAGATAAAGGTACCATTTGCTTGCAGTTCTTCCAAAGAAAAGCAACTTCCAATTGATTCCGGAAGAAATTTTAACTTGTTGTTTGAAACATTTAACAAAACCAACTGCATTGCCAAAAGATATTATCAAACTCTAATGGTCAAAATTTTTCCGTGAATAGGAACTGAGAAGATGCCAATCTAAGCAGTACGACCTTCACACATAGACAGAGAAACAACATCATATAGAACTCGTAAGTAGCTGAGAATCTTTTAATAACAATATGTGCAATTATATAAACAGTTCTAGAGTCAATAGAACAATTGAACTTGATTCTTAGCCCCGAATTCATCATCCCAAAACAACAACCAGAAGAATTTGAATGATAAGTTACAACTACGAAGTTCACAAAGTAATTACTTTGTTTTAACAGTGAAAATGAGAAAGATAGTGggaaacaaattaaaatattaagtaaGATGTGTAACAAGTTAATAAATGTCACAATAAGGTGGCTTAATAGCATAACTTGAGAAATAAGTCAGGCTTTATTTCATAAGAGCATGCATTAACAGAAACATGCAGTTTAAACAAAATAGTCCTGGATATCAATTTACAGAACGTTCTCCAATCAAAGGCATTGGCAAGATCAAAACTTAAGTAATTTTTTTTCACCTAAACACGTTTACAGTAAAAATATTTAGCCAAACAATTAAAAAAAGTACTTAATATTATTGGCACATCAAATAGAACTGAGAAAGCAGGTAACATATAAAGTGTAATAAATCACTCACACTCCGCAAGCTCCCGATTGTGTCAGGCAAGCTTGTCAACAAGTTTGCTGAGATAGACAGACGCTCAAGTTTCACCAACTGTCCCACTGAACATAGTAATTTTATGTAGTTAGAACAGAGAGTGCAGAcgaacaaaaagacaaaaaggaaACCACTTAACATGAGTGATCTAACATATCTGGACTTACATTCATCAGGCAAGTTTGTGATCCGATTCCCATCAAGTGTTGCCACTTTCAAAGACTGAAGCAACCCCAGATTCATGGGAAGGCGCTCAATAACGTTATCAGCTAAAATCTGAAAAGAGTTGGAGATAAGTTTTTTTGCTCTTAATTCAGATAATCAACTTAAGAAGTATGTTCATCATTAATAGGAATATGTTCAATTTTAAGAAACGAAATAAGAGAGGGAGAGCAGGATATTGTACTTACAAGTCGTTGTAAGTTATTTAGTTTGTTGATCTCCATGGGAATTTCAACTGTCACAACAGAAGAGTAAGAATTAGCTTCCAGGAATACAATCATTaggaaaataagataaaaagTATATGAAAATAATCTTCTAGTAGCATTTGTTTTTATACTCTAAAGTGATAAGAAATATATAAATCATGAGCTCAAGAAACTAAAGAGCAGTACCCAGTTTATTGTGTGTTAAGTCGAGGGTACGTACAGATCTTTCCAGGTCAAAAACTTCATCAGGAAATGTCTGTTTACAGAAAAAGAAAGGATAGTCAGGAAACCAAAAATATTTGACCTTTTCAAATGGGCTAAATGAATTGCCTT
This DNA window, taken from Nicotiana tabacum cultivar K326 chromosome 4, ASM71507v2, whole genome shotgun sequence, encodes the following:
- the LOC107808836 gene encoding plant intracellular Ras-group-related LRR protein 7-like, with product MGCRSSKAADASTISRWRSTGIVALRDSKLKTFPDEVFDLERSVRTLDLTHNKLVEIPMEINKLNNLQRLILADNVIERLPMNLGLLQSLKVATLDGNRITNLPDELGQLVKLERLSISANLLTSLPDTIGSLRSLVLLNVSNNKLKFLPESIGSCFSLEELQANDNSIEELPGSICNLIQLKSLCLNNNNLNQMPLNLLKECKGLQSIALHGNPISMDQFQQMEGFQEFETRRKKKFDKQIDSNVIISSKGLDEGVDL